The region CACTTCTTCTATGTATATACGATCAACATCCATAATGGATAAGACCTCCTGACGGAGCTCCTCGATATCAATCTTGGGTGACAGCAACCAGGAAGCCTCGTCAATCCGGCTGTCGTGGTCCTCTATCGCTTCCAGCTCCGGCTTCATGCGAAGGACTGCAGCGACACTCCGCAGCTTGGCATCGATCAGGTGAAGACGGGGCAGCTTCATCTCACAGCCGGGAGAGAGCCACACATGCACCCAGAACAGCTGGAGGGGAAGCTCCGTCTGACTTGTCTGTACAGCAGGGAGCTTATCCTCAGGCTTCTGCTGTCCCGCCATTCCGAATGTACTCAGCCGCTGAATCAGACTGGACACATCTGTGCTCTCCTGATCCGTAGCAGCGATCTCGCTCTGCAGCGCGCGCATGCCGTCCAGAGCTTCGAAGAACAGACGGATCAGCTCCGGCGTGACCGTCCGTTCCCCGCCCCGCATCTGATGAAGCAGATGCTCCAGATGATGCGTGACCTCCTTCAGCCCGTTGTAGCCCATAGAGGCCGAGGAGCCCTTAAGGGTATGGGCCGCCCGGAAGAACTGCTGGATTCCGTCTGCGGTCTCTCCAGCCTGCTCCAGTCTGAGCACCTCATCCTCGATCAGCTGCAGCTGGTCCTCCAGCTCCTCCAGAAAAATCCCTCGGTATTCCGATAAATCAACCATGGTTCGCCTTCTCTCCGTATAGCCTTTATTTAGTCGCGCAGCAGGATCTCATCCAGCCGCAGAATGCCGACCAGCTCGGAAGAAGAGAAGCCTACTCCGTTGAAGAAGGAGCTGCTGATTCCGGAGATGCTGCCCTGTGCAGGCTGAATATCGCTGAAGGTTGTCACTTTATTCACGTTGTCGACAATGACGCCGAGAGACTCCTCCTGGTGATGAACCACCAGAATGCGTGTATGCTTGGTATGGGCCACTTCCTCCATCTGGAGCAGCACTCTAAGGCTAAGCACCGGCACGATTTTACCCCTGAGATTGATAATGCCCTTAACATAGTGACGTCTGCCGGGGATCTCCGTTATTTCCTGCATTCTTATAATTTCATGGACATCTGAGATCGGGATCGCATAATGCTCGTGATCTATCCCGAATTCAACATATTGTTTCTGCAAAACAGTCTCCATAGTTACCCTCCGGCTTCTCATATTACTTAGCTGGCCCGCAGCCGCTATTCTGTCTTACCTCTCCCTCCTGAGTTCTTCGCGTTACCTTCTGCTGATCTTGTGTGTTCCGGCCTTTAGCCATCTCTGTGTGATAATGGGACAAAATACCACGAAAATGTCGTACAATATCACTTATGCGACATGTTTAATCCTGAGGAGTGATGAAAAAAGAATGAGCCAGACCGAATTTAGCCGTACGGCGCTCAGCTTGGTGTACCCGGAAGAGGGCTGCCTAAGTGATGATCAGATTGTTCAGATGTTTATGGCTACCTGCTGTACGAATGTTAATACCGGTCGAAATTATAAGCGGGCGATTGCCGATTTCCGCAGATTTATTGCTGGTACCTCTTTGCGGGAAGTGAGCTGGAGGGAGATTGAGGCGTATAAAATTTTCCTGACGCAGGGGGGCTACAGCTCTCAGAGGCAGCTGGCACCGGCAAGCATAGCGGCATTCCTTGCGCCGTTGAAGTCTTTTTATAAATGGGGGAGTGACCAGCATATCGGTTTTTTTGCAGTGAATCCGACCTCTTCGGTGCGCATCCCCAAAATAACCGTGACCAGCCGCAAAAACTTCCTGACCAAACGGGAGGTGGGAGAATTACTGAATGTACTGGAGAAGCAAGGACTGCGCAATTATCTGATCGGGCTGACGCTGGTGGTACTGGGTCTGCGGGTATCGGAGCTGACGGCGATGAAGTGGGGGGACTTCCATAATGATCTGCTGGAGACCTCAGTCTGGCTGACCGTGGAGAACGGCAAAGGGGGCAAGCCCAGAGAAATCAAGGTTCCGCCGACTCTCTGGCAGCTGTACTCCAAGTTGTCTGATACCCTGCCAAGGAAGGAAGAGGTCACCCCGGAGCAGAGGATGTTTCCGTTATCTTCACGGCAGGTGGAACGGATTATTAAGAACGCCGGAGCAGCCAGCACGATTGAGAAAAAGCTGACGCCGCACTGGCTGCGGCATACGAATGCCACACTGGCCTTGCTCCAGGGAGCATCGCTTCAGCAGGTTCAGGAATCGCTGGGTCATTCCCACATCAATACCACCCAGCGGTATCTCCATACTGTTCAGCAGATTCAAAAGGCTGCCCCGGATTTTGTAGAGGACAGCCTGCGGACGTTCATTCAATAAATGGAATTCGACAAAAATTGCAGAGACGCGAATTGAATAAAGTTGTGGAAGCGGAGGGGCTGATCCGGCGAAGTTTCTATACAGAAGTTAGGAAATGACCTATAATAAACGCATTGCTGTTTGATTATGCGCAAGTATGCATGGTTTCTCTTGTTCAGCTCCAAAAAAGTCGCATAAGTGATATTGTACGACAAAAAACGTCAAAGTATACATACTGACTTAGCTTCTTGTGGTTTATTGTAATCAAATCCGGCACTTGTGCCGTAAATCCTGCGTATGCTCCTATAAATGAAGTTCAACCCCGCCCATGTGCGGGGTTTTTTTGTTGTAATAGGAAACTATATTTCCTGCCGCTGCGGAAAAGGTGTGTGTGAATTTGTGGATAAGAGTAAACCGAATACAATGGGCAGGTATAGCGGCACACGGCCTGAATGTATGTGGAAAACAGCATACATTGTGTTCGCAAGCAGGCACACGGCCTGAACGTATGTGGAAAACAGCATACATTGTGCTCGCAAGCAGGCACACGGCCTGAACGTATGTGGAAAACAGCATACATTGTGTTCGTAAGCAGGCACACGGCCTGAACGTATGTGGAAAACAGCATACATTGTGTTCGCAAGCAGGCACACGGCCTGAACGTATGTGGAAAACAGCATACATTGTGTTCTTGCAAAGGTAATTTTGTTCACCCGTTAGGGTGATTTGGTTGTGATTGGAAATCGAAAAAATAAAAATAGCCGAGGTTTTCTATTGACAGTGAAAAGCACAGGTCATATACTGTGTATATAGATATATACAGTAAGCACACATAGATACACACTGAAGTTAAGCAGATCTGGCGGCTCTGCCGCTCAAAGAAGAATAAAGCGAGGTTAAAGGTTATGACGACGTTAAAGCAAGCTTGGGTCATTGTACGCAGCGAATTCCACGGTGACCGCTGGAAGCTGCTGTGGGCGCTGCTGTTCTCGCTCCTGTTCATGGGATATTTTGCTGCGCTGTCAGGAATGGTCATTGATGATAGTCTCAGCGGGAGTGATGGAAGGATGCTGAGCGATGTTCTGATGATTACGATGACTCTCATGCTGAGCATCAGCTTTTCCCGGCGGACGATGAAATATCTGTCTGAAGATTCTTATACCCGGATGCTGGCGTATATGCGTGCATTACCGGTGCCTGCTGAGGTTATCCTTTGCAAAAGAAAGCTAAACGCGCTGTTCGCCATTGCTATGAACGGCATGCTCTACTTCAGCTTAATATACCTAATCAGCCCGGGGTTGCGCAGTGAGCTGCCGGTATCTGCTTATCTCGCCTTCGCCTTCACCTGGGTGGGGTACGGTCTGATTGTCTCCGGACTCTATATATTGATTGAGTTCTCGGTGAGCGGCAAAGTCTACTTCTGGTCCATATCGGTCATTATGATACTGTCGGTAGGGGCTGCGGGACTGGTCTACCTGACGGGAGGCAATATTCTGCTCGCTACGGTCGCTGTCTCCAGGTCATGGGGGCTGGGCTCTCCGCTGATGTGGGGTGCGCTTGCGGCGGGTGCTCTATCCATGCAGCTATTCTCCAAGTGGACGATTCGCCGGCTGAAGAGCCGTGATCTTGTATGAGACGGGGCAAGGCGTTCATCCGGGGGCCGGGCCTGGAAGGCAGGTGTAAATGATGTGGATACCTATACAAATTAATGAGAACAGCGCAGAGCCGTTGTATCATCAGATCGAAACGCAGCTCAGATCGCTGATTATCTCGGGCACGATTACAGAAGGGACGCTGCTTCCTTCCATCCGCGAATTCGCGGGTGACCTGAAGTGCAGCGTTATTACAGTCCGCCGCGTCTATCAGGATCTCGAGAACGAAGGCTTGCTGCGGACCCGGCAGGGGACGGGTACCTTCGTATCCCATATCGGGACCGGTGCCATGGAGGACTATAAGCAGGTGACCGTCCGCAAGGCGCTGGAGAGCGCCGTGGAGGCAGGGCTGTCCGTGCATTGCAGTGAAGAGGAGCTGACCAGGCTGTTCACAGAGATTGTGAAGAGCAAATACGGGAAGCAGGCAGAAAGAGGGGGAAGCTGATGGGCCAGCAAGCTATAGAACTGCGGGATGTTTGCAAGAAGCGGCGGAACAAAACCATCGGGCCGATGAATCTCAGGCTGCCGCAAGGATATATTACAGCGCTGGTGGGCCAGAACGGCGCGGGTAAAAGCACGCTGCTGAATATGCTGCTGCAGCTGATTTTGCCGGATGAAGGGGAGATCCGCTGGTATGAAGAGACTTACCGCGGCGTGCTGCCGATGGAGCTCCGGCAGACCATCGCCTATGTGCCGGAGATGCCCCAGCCTGAGGAGAACTTCTGGACGCCTGTTGAGGCGGCTGCCTTCCGCAGCCACTGGTATCCTTCCTGGGACCAGAGCTACTTCGGGGAGCTAATGCAGAGGTTTGAAGTGCCGCAGAATGCCAGACTGGGTAAAATGTCTAAGGGAGAGCGGCGCAAGTTCGAGCTTGCCGCCGCCCTCGCGGCGAAGCCCCGGCTGCTGCTGCTGGATGAGCCGTCTTCGGGCCTGGACCCTTTTGCCTGGAAGACTATGATTGATACGCTGCAGAACTATATGGAGGAGCACGAGGCGACGATTGTCATCTCGACCCATATTGTGGATGAGGTGCGGCGGCTGGCCGATTACATCGTGCTGATGCACCAGGGGCAGCTGCTGGGAATGGCCGAGAAGGACAGCCTGTTTGGTTCATGGAGTGAAATATGGGTTCAAATTGAGGGAGAGCAAGAGCTGCAGGAACTGGCGGCCGAGCTGCCGCAGGCGTTGGAGCTGAAGCTGGAAACGCCGGGTATAGCTTCATTTTTAACCCAGCAAATTTATCTGTATGAGAAACGCATTCACGATTTGGGCGTAAAGGTACTCAAGAGCCGCAGCCTGGAGCTGGATGAAATTCTAAGCTTATGGACCCGGGGACATCGTCCGGTTCTGATCGACCAGAAGAGAGGGGAATAAGAATGGAAGCATTGCAGTTGAAGCAGGTAGTGAAGCAGTACGGTGAGAAGACAGCCGTCAACGGAATCAGTCTAAAGGTGGAGCAAGGCGAGATTTACGGTCTGCTGGGCGCCAATGGTGCCGGCAAAACAACAACTATGCGCATGGTGCTCGGCCTGATCTATCCCGACGAAGGAAGCATCCTCTATAACGGCAAGCCGTATAGTAAGGAGCTCCAGCATCTGATGGGCTATCTGCCGGAAGAACGGGGATTGTACCCGAAGGTCAAGGTAAGCGATCAGATTATCTATCTGGCTCAGCTGCGCGGGATGTCCGCCAGTGAAGCGGATAAGAGCTTGAAGTACTGGCTGGAACGCTTTGATGTACCTGAATATTACAATAAGAAGATTGAAGAGCTGTCCAAGGGTAATCAGCAAAAGATGGGCTTCGTCGCCGCTGTGGTCCATAAGCCGAAGATTCTGATCCTGGATGAAGCCTTCAGCGGCCTCGATCCGGTCAATGTGGAGCTGCTTAAGGATACTGTTCGAGAGATGCGGGATCTGGGAACGAGCATTCTGTTCTCCACGCACCGCATGGAGCATGTTGAAGAATTATGCCGCAATATCACGATTCTTGACCGTTCGAACACCGTAGTTCAAGGAGATATCCGTGAGATCAAGAAGGGGTATCCGCGGGAAGAGGTTGTACTGCGCACCGCCGGGGAAGTTAACGGACTTGCCGGGATTGCCGGAGTTACCGGAGTGCAGCGGCAGGAGCGCGGGTATGTGTTATCCATCAGTGACCTGGGAGCGGCGCAGCGGATTCTGCAGCTGGCTGTGGCTCAGGGCGAGGTCGAGCACTTCGAGATTAAGGAACCGACGCTAAACCAAATCTTTATCAGAGCGGTGGGTGAATCCAATGAATAAAATGGCAACCATAATCGGCTTCACATTCAAGAACAAGGTAAGAACGAAATCCTTCATGATTACTACCCTGATTCTGGTGCTTCTGCTCAGTATCGGGATGAATATTCCCTATTTTATCAAGGTCTTTAAAGGCGAAGACGGTGC is a window of Paenibacillus sp. FSL H3-0469 DNA encoding:
- a CDS encoding chemotaxis protein CheW → METVLQKQYVEFGIDHEHYAIPISDVHEIIRMQEITEIPGRRHYVKGIINLRGKIVPVLSLRVLLQMEEVAHTKHTRILVVHHQEESLGVIVDNVNKVTTFSDIQPAQGSISGISSSFFNGVGFSSSELVGILRLDEILLRD
- a CDS encoding tyrosine-type recombinase/integrase; the encoded protein is MSQTEFSRTALSLVYPEEGCLSDDQIVQMFMATCCTNVNTGRNYKRAIADFRRFIAGTSLREVSWREIEAYKIFLTQGGYSSQRQLAPASIAAFLAPLKSFYKWGSDQHIGFFAVNPTSSVRIPKITVTSRKNFLTKREVGELLNVLEKQGLRNYLIGLTLVVLGLRVSELTAMKWGDFHNDLLETSVWLTVENGKGGKPREIKVPPTLWQLYSKLSDTLPRKEEVTPEQRMFPLSSRQVERIIKNAGAASTIEKKLTPHWLRHTNATLALLQGASLQQVQESLGHSHINTTQRYLHTVQQIQKAAPDFVEDSLRTFIQ
- a CDS encoding GntR family transcriptional regulator; this encodes MWIPIQINENSAEPLYHQIETQLRSLIISGTITEGTLLPSIREFAGDLKCSVITVRRVYQDLENEGLLRTRQGTGTFVSHIGTGAMEDYKQVTVRKALESAVEAGLSVHCSEEELTRLFTEIVKSKYGKQAERGGS
- a CDS encoding ABC transporter ATP-binding protein; its protein translation is MGQQAIELRDVCKKRRNKTIGPMNLRLPQGYITALVGQNGAGKSTLLNMLLQLILPDEGEIRWYEETYRGVLPMELRQTIAYVPEMPQPEENFWTPVEAAAFRSHWYPSWDQSYFGELMQRFEVPQNARLGKMSKGERRKFELAAALAAKPRLLLLDEPSSGLDPFAWKTMIDTLQNYMEEHEATIVISTHIVDEVRRLADYIVLMHQGQLLGMAEKDSLFGSWSEIWVQIEGEQELQELAAELPQALELKLETPGIASFLTQQIYLYEKRIHDLGVKVLKSRSLELDEILSLWTRGHRPVLIDQKRGE
- a CDS encoding ATP-binding cassette domain-containing protein — protein: MEALQLKQVVKQYGEKTAVNGISLKVEQGEIYGLLGANGAGKTTTMRMVLGLIYPDEGSILYNGKPYSKELQHLMGYLPEERGLYPKVKVSDQIIYLAQLRGMSASEADKSLKYWLERFDVPEYYNKKIEELSKGNQQKMGFVAAVVHKPKILILDEAFSGLDPVNVELLKDTVREMRDLGTSILFSTHRMEHVEELCRNITILDRSNTVVQGDIREIKKGYPREEVVLRTAGEVNGLAGIAGVTGVQRQERGYVLSISDLGAAQRILQLAVAQGEVEHFEIKEPTLNQIFIRAVGESNE